In one Streptomyces venezuelae genomic region, the following are encoded:
- the frc gene encoding formyl-CoA transferase, with the protein MTKALEGIRVLDMTHVQSGPSATQLLAWLGADVVKLEAPSGDITRKQLRDLPDVDSLYFTMLNCNKRSITLNTKTERGKELLTELIRRSDVMVENFGPGAVDRMGFTWDRIQEINPRIVYASIKGFGEGPYTNFKAYEVVAQAMGGSMSTTGFEDGPPLATGAQIGDSGTGIHAVAAILAALFQRENTGRGQRVNVAMQHAVLNLCRVKLRDQQRLAHGPLAEYPNKDFGDEVPRSGNASGGGQPGWAVKCAPGGPNDYVYVIVQPVGWPPLTELIGRPELAQDPDWATPEARLPKLGKMFQLIEEWSSTLPKWDVLERLNAHNIPCGPILSTREIIEDASLTANEMVVEVPHPERGTFTTVGSPLKLSDSPVEVRSSPLLGEHNAEVYVGELGLGDEELRLLKSNGVI; encoded by the coding sequence ATGACCAAGGCTCTCGAAGGCATTCGCGTCCTCGACATGACGCATGTCCAGTCCGGCCCCTCCGCCACCCAGCTCCTCGCCTGGCTCGGCGCGGACGTGGTGAAGCTTGAGGCCCCTTCCGGGGACATCACACGCAAACAGCTGCGTGACCTGCCCGACGTCGACTCGCTGTACTTCACGATGCTCAACTGCAACAAGAGGAGCATCACCCTCAACACCAAGACCGAGCGGGGCAAGGAGCTCCTCACGGAGCTGATACGCCGGTCCGACGTGATGGTGGAGAACTTCGGCCCCGGTGCGGTGGATCGCATGGGCTTCACCTGGGACCGCATCCAGGAGATCAACCCGCGCATCGTGTACGCCTCGATCAAAGGCTTCGGAGAGGGCCCGTACACCAACTTCAAGGCCTACGAAGTGGTCGCCCAGGCCATGGGCGGCTCCATGTCGACCACGGGCTTCGAGGACGGCCCACCGCTCGCCACGGGCGCCCAGATCGGCGACTCCGGAACCGGCATCCACGCCGTCGCGGCGATTCTCGCCGCCCTCTTCCAGAGGGAGAACACCGGCCGCGGTCAGCGCGTGAACGTGGCGATGCAGCACGCCGTGCTGAACCTGTGCCGGGTCAAGCTGCGCGATCAGCAGCGGCTCGCGCACGGGCCGCTCGCGGAGTACCCGAACAAGGACTTCGGGGACGAGGTCCCGCGCTCCGGGAACGCCTCCGGCGGCGGGCAGCCCGGGTGGGCCGTCAAGTGTGCCCCCGGCGGTCCGAACGACTACGTGTACGTCATCGTGCAGCCCGTGGGCTGGCCGCCGCTCACCGAGCTCATCGGCCGGCCGGAGCTGGCGCAGGACCCCGACTGGGCCACTCCGGAAGCACGCCTTCCCAAGCTCGGCAAGATGTTCCAGCTCATCGAGGAGTGGTCCTCGACGCTGCCCAAGTGGGACGTACTGGAGCGGCTGAACGCGCACAACATTCCCTGCGGTCCGATCCTCTCCACGAGGGAGATCATCGAGGACGCCTCACTGACCGCCAACGAGATGGTCGTCGAGGTCCCGCACCCCGAACGCGGCACCTTCACCACGGTCGGCTCTCCCCTGAAGCTCTCCGACTCCCCCGTCGAGGTGCGCAGCTCGCCCCTGCTCGGCGAACACAACGCAGAGGTCTACGTCGGCGAGCTCGGTCTCGGCGACGAGGAGCTACGTCTGCTCAAGTCGAACGGAGTGATCTGA